CCTTGGTCGAGAAGTGGGCGGGCTTGGCCATCGGTGGGCGGACCTTAATCAAACGATTGTTTGATACTAGAACCAGACGGTACCGTATGGCATTTTGCAGTGCAGCAAAACTGTGCAGGGTGGTCAGAATCCGCTCAGGTGGGTGAATGGGTGGGCGTGAAACTGTAGAGCCGAGCCCGCGCTCGGCTGCTCTTCGGCGCAAAGGCCAGCCGAGCATGGGCTCGCCTCTACAACGGGGCCGCACGGCCCTCTACCACCCGGCCACGTTATCTTTTACAATTCGCCTACGTTTATCAGGCTAAGCCCGCGTCCCGACGCGGGTTTTTTTCATGTTACCCTTCGGGCCATCAGCGGCCCGATTCCATTGGAGACATCCCATGGCGCTGGAGCGCACCCTTTCGATCATCAAGCCGGACGCCGTTGCCAAGAACGTCATCGGCGAAATCTACGCCCGCTTCGAGAAGGCCGGCCTGAAGGTCGTGGCCGCCAAGTACAAGCAGCTGTCGCGCCGTGAAGCCGAAGGCTTCTACGCCGTCCACCGCGAGCGTCCGTTCTTCAACGCGCTGGTCGAGTTCATGATCTCCGGCCCGGTGATGATCCAGGCCCTGGAAGGCGAGAACGCCGTCCTGGCCCACCGCGACCTGCTGGGCGCCACCAACCCGAAGGAAGCCGCCGCCGGTACCATCCGCGCCGACTTCGCCGAATCCATCGATGCCAACGCCGCCCACGGCTCGGACTCGGTCGAGAATGCCGCGATTGAAATCGCCTACTTCTTCGCCGCCACCGAAGTCGTTTCGCGCTGAGAGTAATGCCGTGAACGAGGTCGTACAGTCCCCCGCCATCCAGCCGCTGCCGAAGTCGGCACCCACGGCTGGCAAGCAGAACCTGCTCGACCTCGATCGCGCGGGCCTGGAACAGTTTTTCGTCGAAAAGCTCGGCGAGAAGAAGTTCCGTGCCCATCAGGTGATGAAGTGGATCCACCATCGCTACGTCACCGACTTCGATGAAATGACCGATCTCGGCAAGGTCCTGCGCGCCAAGCTGCAGGCCCATGCCGAGGTCGTTGTCCCCAACATCGTGTTCGACAAGCCCTCCGCCGACGGCACCCACAAGTGGCTGCTGGCGATGGGTGTGGATGGCAAGAACGCCATCGAGACCGTGTACATCCCGGACAAGACCCGCGGCACGCTGTGCGTGTCCTCGCAGGTCGGTTGCGGCCTGAACTGCACGTTCTGCTCCACCGCCACCCAGGGCTTCAACCGCAACCTGACCACCGCCGAGATCATCGGCCAGGTGTGGGTTGCCGCGCGCCACCTGGGTAACGTGCCGCACCAGATGCGCCGTCTCACCAACGTGGTGATGATGGGCATGGGCGAGCCGCTGATGAATTTCGACAACGTCGTGCGCGCCATGAGCGTGATGCGTGACGATCTGGGCTACGGCCTGGCCAACAAGCGCGTGACCCTGTCGACCTCCGGCCTGGTGCCGCAGATCGACCGCCTGTCCGCCGAAAGCGACGTGTCGCTGGCCGTTTCCCTGCATGCGCCGAATGACGCACTGCGCGAAACGCTGGTGCCGTTGAACAAGAAGTACCCGATCGCCGAGCTGATGGCCTCGTGTGCCCGTTACCTGCGCGCCAACAAGCGCCGCGAATCGGTCACCTTCGAGTACACCCTGATGAAGGGCATCAACGACAAGCCCGAGCATGCCCGCGAACTGGCCCGCCTGATGCACCAGTTCGACAACGCGGTGCAGGCCAGGGACTCGGGCAAGGTCAACCTGATCCCCTTCAACCCGTTCCCGGGCACCCGCTACGAGCGCTCCGACGAGGCGCAAATCCGCGCTTTCCAGAAGATCCTGCTCGACAGCAACGTGCTGACCATGGTCCGCCGCACCCGTGGCGACGACATTGACGCCGCCTGTGGCCAGCTCAAGGGCCAGGTGATGGACCGTACCCGCCGCCAGGCCGAATTCAACAAGACGCTGCAGGCGGGGAAGGGGAGCGATGCCGCGGCCTGACCGCCTCTGGCTGGTTCTGCTCGCAGGCACGCTGGCTCTTGCGGTCGGCGGCTGCAAATCCCATCCAAAAGCCAAGCTGGGCCCCAGTGAGGCGCCGGTCTACTCCGTCCGTGACCCGGACGGGGTACGGCAGCAGGTGCGCTGGCAGGAGTTGCTGTCCCTGGCTGGCCGCGACATCCAGGCCGGTAATCTCGATGCTGCCGAGCGCAAGGCGCGCGAAGCCCAGAAGCTGATGCCCGCGTCCCCCGACGCTCTGGTGCTGCTTGCCGGCATCGACGAGCGTCGCGGTCGCAGCCAGCAGGCTGGCGAGAACTTCCGCAAGGCCGCGGAACTGGCGCCGCAACGCGGCGACGTGCTCAACAACTATGGTGCCTGGCTTTGCCAGCAGGGCCAGGCGGCCGAATCGCTGATCTGGTTCGATCGTGCCCAGAGGGCGCCGGGCAACGCCGCTGCGGCCGAAGCACAGGCCAACGCCGGCGGCTGTGCGCTGGATGCAGGGCAGTTCGAGCGTGCCGAGCGCGACCTGCGCGCGGCGCTGGCGACCCTGCCCGGCAACCCGGTCGCATTGGAGGCCATGGCCCAGCTCAGCTTCCGCCAGGGCCGCTACATGGAGGCCCGGGCCTTCGCCGAACGTAGGATTGCGGCTGCACCCGCAACGCGTTCCGTGTTACAACTTGCGTCTCAAATCGAAGCGCGGCTTGGGGATAGGGCGGCATCTGACCGCTATCTCCAGCGGATTCGACAGGAATTTCCGCAGGAAGCGGGCTCCTAACTCCAGGGTTGATGCATTGTGATTGATGACCAGACTGTGAGCGCTCTCGAGACTGCGGCCGGCTGCGGCACCCGCCTGCGCCAGGCCCGTGAAGCGGCCGGACTGACCCTTGAGGATGTCGGCTCGCGCCTGCGCATGCCGGTCCAGGTGGTCAAGTCGCTGGAAGAGGAACAGTGGCAGAAGCTGGGGGCGCCGGTGTTCGTGCGCGGCCAGCTGCGCAGCTACGCGCGCCTGCTGGGCGTGGATATCAGCCAGCTGCTGGAACAGGCCCAGGTCGGGCCCGTAGTGCCGCCCACGCTGGTCAGCCATACCCATACCCCGCGTGCACGCCGCATTGCCGAGAACCTCGGCCGTCGCATGCTGTATGTCGGCATCACCGCGGTGCTGGCCGTGCCGGTGTGGTTCGCCACCCGCGGCCATTTCGATGGCAGCGCCACCCCGTCGCCGAATACCGCCTCACTGGACGCCATCCCGGCTGCCGTGCCGGTAACCCCGTCGGCTGCGGGTGTCGAGCCCTCGGCACCGGCTGAAGTCGCGAGTGCCCCGGCCAGCAAGCCGGCAGCGACCCCGTACGTGGCCTCGCTGGCCCCGGTGCCGCGTTCGGCCCCGGCCGCCCCGGCCGCTGTCGGCAATACGCTGGAGATGCAGTTCAGCGGCGACAGCTGGGTCGATATCGGTGGTCCGGACGGCGCCACCGTCGAAAAGGCGCTGATCAAGTCCGGCGAGAGCCGCAGCTTCACCCCGGGCCAGGTGACCCGGGTGACCCTGGGCAACGCTTCGGCGGTCCAGGTTCAGCAGAACGGCGCTATCGTCGATCTGACCCCCTACCAGCGAGCCAACGTGGCACGCTTTCAGGTATCCTCTGAAGGCTCCGTAGTCCCGGTTTCGCACTGAGGCGCGGTTTCACCACCTTCGATTAAACCCAATGGTCCCTCCCGATGGGCGGGGCGAGAGTACGCATGGCGATCGACGATCTGCTCGACGAGCACGAACAAAGTGAACGCGTCCGCAGCTGGCTGCGGAAGAATGGCGCCAGCATCCTCGGTGGCGTGGTCATCGCCATCGGTGCCATTGCCGGCTGGCAGTGGTACCAGAAGGATCAGGGCGGCAAGCTGGCCTCGGCCAACGCCGAGTACCAGAAGGCCCTGGTCGGCCTGCAGCAGAACAAGCTCGACGACGCTGCCAAGGCAGTGAAGGCGCTCGAAGCCGGTCCGTCCAGCATCTACGGCGACCTCGCGGCGCTGCAGCTGGCCAAGGCCCAGGTCGACGCCGGCAAGAATGAAGAAGCGCTGGCCACCCTGCGCGGCGTGAAGGTCGAAGGCGACCTGCAGCGCGTGGTCGACCAGCGTGTGGCCCGCCTGCTGGTGGCCACCGGCAAGAGCGACGAAGCCATCAAGCTGCTGGGCAGCGCCACCGACAGCAGCAGCCTGGAAATCCATGGCGACGCGCTGATGGCGCAGGGCAAGCGCGATGGTGCCCGTGAACAGTACGAGAAGGCGCTGAAGTCGCTGGACGTGGCAGCGCCGCAGCGGCGCCTGCTGGAAACCAAGGTTATGGATGCCGGCGGCACGGTCGCCGCCCCTGCGGAGTCGGTTTGATGAGTCAGAAGGTCATGATCACCCGCGTCGCCACCGTGCTCCTGATGGGCATGGCCCTGACCGGCTGCAGCACCATGAAGGGCTGGTTCGCCGGCAAGGACGCAGCAGCGAAGAAGGCCCAGGAGCCGGCTGAGCTGGTCAAGTTCGAGCCGAGCGTCAAGGTCAACAAGGCCTGGTCGGTCAACCTCGGCAAGGGCGAGCGCCGCATCGGCGTGCGCCAGGGCCCGGCCGTTGCCAATGGCCATGTGTTCGCTGCGGCGATCACCGGTGGCGTGCACGCCATCGACCTGCAGACCGGCAAGAAGGTCTGGACCTGGGAACCGACCAAGGAAAAGAAGAAGCCGAAGCTGCGCCTGTCCGGTGGCCCGGGTGTGGGTGAGAACCTGGTCGTGATCGGCACGCTCGATGGCCAGGTCATTGCCCTGGACATCAACGACGGCAGCGAAAAGTGGCGCGCCCGTGTTCCGGGTGAAGTGATTGCCGCGCCGGCCGTGGCCCAGGGCCTGGTGTTCGTGCGCAGCAACGACGGCCGCGTGACCGCTTTCGATGCCGGCAACGGCACCCAGAAGTGGTTCAACCCGAGCGAGCTGCCGGCGCTGACCGTGCGCGGCAACGCGCCGGTGGTGACCGGCCCGGGCGTGCTGTTCATCGGCAAGGACGAAGGCGCGGTTGCCGCGCTCGCCATGCAGGATGGCCGCACCCTGTGGGAGCAGAACATCGGCAACGGCGAAGGCCGTACCGAGCTGGAGCGCATGGCCGACGTGGACGGCGCCCCCGTGCTGGACGGCAACACCCTCTTCGTGAGCAGCTTCAAGAACCAGACCATGGCCATCGAGGGCCCGACCGGTCGCCCGCTGTGGGCGCGTGACCATGGCGGTGCAGGTGGCGTGGCGGTGTCGTCGGGCAATGTGTTCGTCACCGACAACAAGGGTGGCGTGTTCGGCCTGGACAAGGCGACCGGCGCTGCCATGTGGTCGCAGACCGAGCTGGCGCGTCGTTCGCTGACCGGTCCGGCGCTGCACGGTGATTACGTGGTCGTTGGCGACTACAAGGGATACGTGCACTGGTTGAAGACCTCCGATGGTGCGATGGCGGCACGGGCGAAGAGCGGCGGTGACGCTCTCCTGGCCCAGCCGGTCGTCGTCGACGGGGTGCTGCTGGTGCAGAACGTGGATGGCAAGCTGACCGCCTTCCGGTTGGCAAATTAAAAATTGGAGTAATCGCGATGCTGCCTTTGGTCGCCCTGGTTGGACGGCCGAATGTCGGCAAGTCGACTATTTTCAATGCGCTTACGCGCACCCGCGACGCGCTGGTCCATGACCAGCCCGGCGTTACCCGTGACCGCAACTACGGCGTCTGCCGCCTCGACGAGGACAACCATTTCCTCGTCGTGGATACCGGCGGTATCGCCGGCGAGGACGAAGGCCTGGCGGGCGCCACCACGCGCCAGGCGCGTGCTGCCGCGGCCGAAGCCGATCTGATCCTGTTCGTCGTCGACGCCCGCGAGGGCACCTCGGCGCTGGACGACGAGATCCTGGCCTGGCTGCGCAAGTTGTCGCGCCCGACGCTGCTGCTGATCAACAAGATCGACGGCACCGACGAGGACAGCGTGCGGTCCGAGTTCGCCCGTTACGGCTTCGGCGAAATGCTGACCGTCTCGGCCGCGCATCGCCAGGGCCTGGACGATCTGCTGGACGAAGTGATCCAGCGCCTGCCGGAAGAAGGCAGCGGCGAAGAACTGGACAACGATCCGAACCGGATCCGCATTGCCTTCGTCGGCCGCCCGAACGTGGGCAAGTCGACTCTGGTCAACCGCATCCTCGGCGAGGAGCGCATGATCGCCTCCGACGTGCCGGGCACCACCCGCGACTCGATTGCAGTGGACCTCGAGCGCGACGGTCGCGAATACCGCCTGATCGACACCGCCGGCCTGCGCCGCCGTTCGCGCGTGGACGAGGTCGTCGAGAAATTCTCGGTGGTCAAGACCATGCAGTCGATCGAGCAGTGCCAGGTGGCCGTGCTGATGCTGGATGCCACCGAAGGCGTGACCGACCAGGACGCCACTGTGCTCGGTGCGGTGCTCGACGCCGGCCGTGCGCTGGTGATCGCCATCAACAAGTGGGATGGCCTGACCGAGTACCAGCGCGAGCAGGCTGAAACCATGCTGTCGCTGAAGCTGGGCTTCGTGCCGTGGGCCGAATCGGTGCGCATCTCGGCCAAGCACGGCTCGGGCCTGCGCGAGCTGTTCCGTGCGGTGCACCGCGCGCACGAATCGGCGAACAAGACCTTCACCACCAGCGAAGTGAACAAGGCGCTGGAAGTGGCCTACGAGACCAACCCGCCGCCGACCATCCGCGGCCACGTCTCCAAGCTGCGCTACGTGCACCCGGCCGGCGCCAACCCGCCGACCTTCATCGTGCACGGCACGCGCCTGAAGGAACTGCAGGAGTCGTACAAGCGCTACCTGGAGAACTTCTTCCGCAAGCGTTTCAAGCTGATCGGCACGCCGGTGAGCTTCATCTTCCGCGAGGGTACCAACCCGTACGAGGGCAAGAAGAACGTCCTCACCGAGCGGCAGGTCAAGGCCAAGCGGCGCTTGATGAAGCACGTCAAGGGCAAGTGATTCACGAGAAGGCGGCCGCAGGGCCGCCTTTTTCGTGTAGCGCCGAGCCCATGCTCGGTTCCTCGGAGGTCGGCAGAAAGGCAGCCGACCGTGGGCTCGGCTCTACAATCGGGCCGGACGCTACCCGGGTAGAGCCGAGCCTACGCTCGGCTCAGCAGGGGCTCGGGCTCTACAATGGGCGCATGAGCATTCCCGAGCTTTCCCCGCAGCAGGCGCATGAACGCCTCGCCCACGGCGCCGTGCTGATCGATGTGCGCGAGGCGCACGAACGGGCCGGCGGCATGGCCGAAGGCGCGCGTGGCGTGGCCAAGGCCGAGCTGCAGGCCGACCCGGCCGCGCATCTGCCACGGCAGGACCAGCACATCCTGTTGATCTGCCAGAGCGGCAAGCGCTCGGCCGATGCCGCGCAGTTCCTGCTGGAGGCAGGCTACACAAATGTCGCTTCCGTGACCGGCGGCACCGTGGCCTGGCGCGAACAGTCGCTGCCGTTGGTGCAGCCGCTGTCCAGCGCCGCCGACCGTGATTTCTTTGATCGTTATTCACGCCACCTGCTGCTGCCGCAGGTCGGCGAAGCCGGGCAGCGCCGGTTGCAGCAATCACGCGTGCTGGTGCTGGGCGCGGGCGGCCTGGGTGCGCCGGCCGGCTTCTATCTGGCCGCAGCCGGGGTAGGGCATCTGCGTTTTGCCGACCATGACCGCGTGGAGCGCAGCAACCTGCACCGGCAGATCGTGCATACCGAGGCCAGCGTCGGCCAGCTCAAGGTCGATTCGGCGCGCGAGCGGTTGCTGGCACTCAACCCGTCGATCGAGGTCGAGGCCGTGCCTGAGCGGGTCACATCCGAGAACGTGGATGTGCTGCTGTACGGCGTGGACGTGGTGCTGGACGGCTCGGACAACTTCCCGCTGCGCTACCTGCTCAACGATGCCTGCATCAAGCACGCCAAGCCGCTGGTGTATGCCGCCATCGAGCGCTTTGACGGCCAGGTAAGCGTGTTTGACGCTGGCCGCCAGCGTGGCGTGGCGCCGTGCTACCGCTGCCTGTTCCCCGAACCGCCGCCGCCGGAGTTTGCGCCGAACTGTTCCGAGGCCGGTGTGCTCGGCGTGTTGCCCGGCCTGGCTGGGGTGCTGCAGGCCACCGAGGTGCTGAAGCTGCTGCTCGGCATCGGCGAGCCGCTGGTCGGCCGCCTGCTGCGCTTCGATGCGCTGGGCATGCGCTTCCGCGAGACCGGCATCCGGCCCGACCCGCAGTGCCCGGTGTGCGCGCCGGGCGTGCCGTTCCCGGGGTATATCGATTACGCCGCCTTCTGCCGGGGCGGGTGAATCCGACCGGGGATTCATCCACGCATGGCGTGGATCTACCGGGGCATGACGGCTGGGCGTCCATCCACGCATGGCGTAGATCTACTGTAGAGCCGAGCCCACGCTCGGCTGCTCTTCGTGCCGAGGCCAGAAGCAGCCGAGCATGGGCTCGGCTCTACAGGTAATGGCGCCCACCGAAGCATGTGCATGGTTTCGGGATGATGCCGGGGCTCACCCGCTGCATCGTTCCATCGCCAAGACAATCCGACGCAACATGCGTGCTATTGCCGTCATCGGCATTGCTCTATTGTTGACCCCGATTCTGGATCTTGGGGAACACACCGCATGGCGGTAGAAGCAGCGACCAGCGAGCTGGTCAAGGTCGTCGCCCTGTTGGG
This genomic interval from Stenotrophomonas sp. 57 contains the following:
- the rlmN gene encoding 23S rRNA (adenine(2503)-C(2))-methyltransferase RlmN, translating into MNEVVQSPAIQPLPKSAPTAGKQNLLDLDRAGLEQFFVEKLGEKKFRAHQVMKWIHHRYVTDFDEMTDLGKVLRAKLQAHAEVVVPNIVFDKPSADGTHKWLLAMGVDGKNAIETVYIPDKTRGTLCVSSQVGCGLNCTFCSTATQGFNRNLTTAEIIGQVWVAARHLGNVPHQMRRLTNVVMMGMGEPLMNFDNVVRAMSVMRDDLGYGLANKRVTLSTSGLVPQIDRLSAESDVSLAVSLHAPNDALRETLVPLNKKYPIAELMASCARYLRANKRRESVTFEYTLMKGINDKPEHARELARLMHQFDNAVQARDSGKVNLIPFNPFPGTRYERSDEAQIRAFQKILLDSNVLTMVRRTRGDDIDAACGQLKGQVMDRTRRQAEFNKTLQAGKGSDAAA
- a CDS encoding RodZ domain-containing protein, which gives rise to MIDDQTVSALETAAGCGTRLRQAREAAGLTLEDVGSRLRMPVQVVKSLEEEQWQKLGAPVFVRGQLRSYARLLGVDISQLLEQAQVGPVVPPTLVSHTHTPRARRIAENLGRRMLYVGITAVLAVPVWFATRGHFDGSATPSPNTASLDAIPAAVPVTPSAAGVEPSAPAEVASAPASKPAATPYVASLAPVPRSAPAAPAAVGNTLEMQFSGDSWVDIGGPDGATVEKALIKSGESRSFTPGQVTRVTLGNASAVQVQQNGAIVDLTPYQRANVARFQVSSEGSVVPVSH
- the moeB gene encoding molybdopterin-synthase adenylyltransferase MoeB; this encodes MSIPELSPQQAHERLAHGAVLIDVREAHERAGGMAEGARGVAKAELQADPAAHLPRQDQHILLICQSGKRSADAAQFLLEAGYTNVASVTGGTVAWREQSLPLVQPLSSAADRDFFDRYSRHLLLPQVGEAGQRRLQQSRVLVLGAGGLGAPAGFYLAAAGVGHLRFADHDRVERSNLHRQIVHTEASVGQLKVDSARERLLALNPSIEVEAVPERVTSENVDVLLYGVDVVLDGSDNFPLRYLLNDACIKHAKPLVYAAIERFDGQVSVFDAGRQRGVAPCYRCLFPEPPPPEFAPNCSEAGVLGVLPGLAGVLQATEVLKLLLGIGEPLVGRLLRFDALGMRFRETGIRPDPQCPVCAPGVPFPGYIDYAAFCRGG
- the der gene encoding ribosome biogenesis GTPase Der; its protein translation is MLPLVALVGRPNVGKSTIFNALTRTRDALVHDQPGVTRDRNYGVCRLDEDNHFLVVDTGGIAGEDEGLAGATTRQARAAAAEADLILFVVDAREGTSALDDEILAWLRKLSRPTLLLINKIDGTDEDSVRSEFARYGFGEMLTVSAAHRQGLDDLLDEVIQRLPEEGSGEELDNDPNRIRIAFVGRPNVGKSTLVNRILGEERMIASDVPGTTRDSIAVDLERDGREYRLIDTAGLRRRSRVDEVVEKFSVVKTMQSIEQCQVAVLMLDATEGVTDQDATVLGAVLDAGRALVIAINKWDGLTEYQREQAETMLSLKLGFVPWAESVRISAKHGSGLRELFRAVHRAHESANKTFTTSEVNKALEVAYETNPPPTIRGHVSKLRYVHPAGANPPTFIVHGTRLKELQESYKRYLENFFRKRFKLIGTPVSFIFREGTNPYEGKKNVLTERQVKAKRRLMKHVKGK
- the bamB gene encoding outer membrane protein assembly factor BamB, with the protein product MSQKVMITRVATVLLMGMALTGCSTMKGWFAGKDAAAKKAQEPAELVKFEPSVKVNKAWSVNLGKGERRIGVRQGPAVANGHVFAAAITGGVHAIDLQTGKKVWTWEPTKEKKKPKLRLSGGPGVGENLVVIGTLDGQVIALDINDGSEKWRARVPGEVIAAPAVAQGLVFVRSNDGRVTAFDAGNGTQKWFNPSELPALTVRGNAPVVTGPGVLFIGKDEGAVAALAMQDGRTLWEQNIGNGEGRTELERMADVDGAPVLDGNTLFVSSFKNQTMAIEGPTGRPLWARDHGGAGGVAVSSGNVFVTDNKGGVFGLDKATGAAMWSQTELARRSLTGPALHGDYVVVGDYKGYVHWLKTSDGAMAARAKSGGDALLAQPVVVDGVLLVQNVDGKLTAFRLAN
- the ndk gene encoding nucleoside-diphosphate kinase, coding for MALERTLSIIKPDAVAKNVIGEIYARFEKAGLKVVAAKYKQLSRREAEGFYAVHRERPFFNALVEFMISGPVMIQALEGENAVLAHRDLLGATNPKEAAAGTIRADFAESIDANAAHGSDSVENAAIEIAYFFAATEVVSR
- a CDS encoding tetratricopeptide repeat protein; the encoded protein is MAIDDLLDEHEQSERVRSWLRKNGASILGGVVIAIGAIAGWQWYQKDQGGKLASANAEYQKALVGLQQNKLDDAAKAVKALEAGPSSIYGDLAALQLAKAQVDAGKNEEALATLRGVKVEGDLQRVVDQRVARLLVATGKSDEAIKLLGSATDSSSLEIHGDALMAQGKRDGAREQYEKALKSLDVAAPQRRLLETKVMDAGGTVAAPAESV
- a CDS encoding tetratricopeptide repeat protein, with product MPRPDRLWLVLLAGTLALAVGGCKSHPKAKLGPSEAPVYSVRDPDGVRQQVRWQELLSLAGRDIQAGNLDAAERKAREAQKLMPASPDALVLLAGIDERRGRSQQAGENFRKAAELAPQRGDVLNNYGAWLCQQGQAAESLIWFDRAQRAPGNAAAAEAQANAGGCALDAGQFERAERDLRAALATLPGNPVALEAMAQLSFRQGRYMEARAFAERRIAAAPATRSVLQLASQIEARLGDRAASDRYLQRIRQEFPQEAGS